In the Lysinibacillus sp. PLM2 genome, one interval contains:
- the yxxF gene encoding transporter, which produces MNISSMIKLTISMAIFGSVGFFSTNSGIPALELVFVRCIFATMFLGGLWYLTGGHKTEKWNKKEVLQTLLCGVFLVLNWVFLFKAFEEMSISIAISIYNLAPIFVLILGTLFLREKMTASGVLATVICFIGSILIVGIDKFHSIDQFINSGFVWALLSAVCYALTMFTSKTLNNLSPYATTFLQTIVGIIMLLPFCQFGVFNGLTTTNWLYILGTGIIHTGFVYYLFFDSIRNLSTIIVSVLVFVDPVVAILLDTLILNFRPTLFQSLGIVLIFGGIVFTIFKPKKDVALPIENKEKIVS; this is translated from the coding sequence ATGAATATATCTTCTATGATTAAATTAACGATTTCTATGGCCATTTTTGGTTCTGTTGGATTTTTTTCTACCAATAGTGGTATTCCAGCTCTTGAACTAGTATTTGTACGATGTATTTTTGCCACTATGTTTTTAGGTGGACTATGGTATTTAACAGGTGGACATAAAACAGAAAAGTGGAATAAAAAAGAAGTTTTGCAAACTTTATTATGCGGAGTATTTCTCGTATTAAATTGGGTATTTTTATTTAAAGCTTTTGAGGAAATGTCTATTTCTATTGCCATATCCATTTATAATTTAGCCCCTATTTTTGTATTAATTTTAGGTACCTTATTCTTAAGAGAAAAAATGACCGCGAGTGGTGTTCTTGCAACAGTTATCTGCTTTATCGGTAGTATTTTGATTGTGGGTATTGATAAATTCCATTCTATCGATCAATTTATTAATTCTGGCTTTGTGTGGGCTTTACTATCTGCCGTATGTTACGCATTAACGATGTTTACCAGTAAAACACTTAATAACTTATCTCCCTATGCAACAACCTTTTTACAAACAATTGTTGGAATAATTATGTTACTTCCATTTTGTCAGTTTGGTGTATTCAATGGTTTGACAACAACGAATTGGCTTTATATTTTAGGAACAGGCATAATTCATACTGGCTTTGTTTATTATTTATTTTTTGATAGTATTAGAAATCTTTCAACAATCATTGTTTCAGTTCTTGTTTTTGTAGATCCAGTAGTTGCAATTTTATTAGATACATTAATTTTGAATTTTAGACCAACCCTTTTCCAATCATTAGGGATCGTCCTTATATTCGGTGGAATTGTTTTCACTATCTTTAAGCCAAAAAAAGATGTTGCCCTTCCTATTGAAAATAAAGAAAAAATCGTCTCATAA
- the topB_2 gene encoding DNA topoisomerase, protein MGRFLVIAEKPDQAAKLAAPFSFTKKTGYFEVKPNSHFPDGAIITWAIGHLCELKAPEEYNPTWKKWTLETLPIIPDRFEYKVSKSKYKQFNVIKGLVKKPDIQEIIIGGDAGREGELIIRTILRVCGINKPMKRLWISSLTENAVKNGFSNLLPEEKTRDIYFEALSRSCADWLIGINTSRLYTVLLKKNGVKDVFSIGRVQTPTLALIVKREHEITNFKPEPFWEVEAEFKFEEKILKAKWHKNNISRVQEERQAIAIANFCTNKNVEITSITKETKEYSPPLLFNLSALQATANKAYKFSPQYTLDILQKLYLKGLVSYPRSDSQFLTKEEAKTLPIILDNLKKIDKYKNFLPPPTNSIMNNKRYVNEKKVTDHHAIIITEQLPDFAKLSAEEEKIYDLVVRQVIAAHYNNAIFSYTTIHSLVDKRAEFISKGKEQIEEGWRKVIYHSKDSSSTDESEMLPLLHENDIGTVIKSKIKKGATQPPNRYSEGNLITLMKTAGKHIEDAELEKVLSKTEGLGTEATRAGIIGTLKDRKYIEIKKNQVIATTKGMLLIEALGESILTSPSMTARWEQRLAEIGLGKASPKVFMEQVKKLAYKLITDANEREKEWAFNQNEVEKITVNNPYNKKYKKEKTVIGKCLLCDGSVVDHGTFYGCSNYKSSNCKFSVSKKILSKTISQANMKKLLATGETDLIKGFNKGGKTFNAQLIWNEKEHKTNFKFPQ, encoded by the coding sequence ATGGGGCGATTTTTAGTTATTGCGGAAAAACCAGACCAGGCAGCAAAGTTAGCTGCTCCTTTTTCTTTTACTAAAAAAACAGGTTATTTTGAAGTCAAACCAAACTCACACTTCCCAGATGGTGCAATAATCACATGGGCTATAGGACATCTATGTGAATTGAAAGCTCCTGAAGAATATAATCCAACATGGAAAAAATGGACTTTAGAAACATTACCTATTATTCCAGATAGATTCGAATATAAAGTTTCAAAATCAAAATATAAACAATTCAATGTAATCAAAGGTTTAGTGAAAAAACCAGATATCCAAGAAATCATAATCGGCGGAGATGCTGGTCGTGAAGGTGAATTAATTATTCGTACCATATTAAGAGTATGCGGTATAAACAAACCTATGAAACGTTTGTGGATATCGTCCTTAACTGAAAACGCAGTAAAAAACGGGTTCTCAAACCTACTGCCAGAAGAAAAAACGAGAGATATTTATTTCGAAGCGTTAAGCCGTTCATGTGCAGATTGGTTAATCGGAATCAATACATCAAGACTTTATACGGTTCTTCTCAAAAAAAACGGCGTAAAAGATGTTTTTTCAATAGGTAGAGTGCAAACACCTACGCTTGCTCTAATAGTTAAAAGAGAACATGAAATTACGAATTTTAAGCCTGAACCTTTTTGGGAAGTTGAAGCAGAATTTAAATTCGAAGAAAAAATTTTAAAAGCGAAATGGCACAAAAATAATATTTCAAGAGTTCAAGAGGAAAGACAAGCTATTGCTATCGCCAATTTTTGTACGAACAAAAATGTAGAAATTACAAGTATAACAAAAGAAACAAAAGAATACTCTCCACCATTGTTGTTTAACTTATCTGCATTACAAGCAACAGCTAATAAGGCATATAAATTCTCACCTCAATATACGCTCGATATTTTGCAAAAACTTTATTTGAAGGGCTTAGTTTCATATCCAAGATCTGATTCACAATTTTTAACGAAAGAAGAAGCAAAAACATTACCAATTATATTAGACAATTTGAAGAAAATTGATAAGTATAAAAACTTTCTTCCTCCTCCAACAAACTCAATTATGAATAACAAAAGATATGTTAATGAAAAAAAAGTCACGGATCACCATGCGATTATTATTACAGAACAATTACCTGATTTTGCTAAGTTAAGTGCAGAAGAAGAGAAGATTTATGATCTAGTGGTTAGACAAGTCATTGCTGCTCATTATAATAACGCAATTTTCTCTTACACAACAATTCATTCGCTTGTAGATAAACGAGCAGAGTTCATTTCTAAGGGCAAAGAACAAATTGAAGAAGGTTGGCGAAAGGTAATTTATCATTCTAAAGACAGTTCATCTACTGATGAAAGTGAAATGCTTCCCTTACTCCATGAAAATGATATTGGAACAGTTATTAAATCTAAGATAAAAAAAGGGGCAACACAACCTCCAAATAGATATTCTGAAGGTAATTTGATTACATTGATGAAAACAGCTGGTAAACATATAGAAGATGCTGAATTAGAAAAGGTTTTATCGAAAACTGAAGGATTAGGTACTGAGGCCACACGCGCTGGAATTATTGGGACACTTAAAGATCGAAAATATATAGAAATCAAAAAAAATCAAGTAATTGCAACAACGAAAGGAATGCTACTAATTGAAGCACTTGGTGAAAGCATCTTAACCTCACCATCAATGACAGCTAGATGGGAACAACGACTAGCTGAAATTGGTTTAGGAAAAGCATCTCCTAAAGTCTTTATGGAGCAAGTGAAAAAGTTGGCGTATAAATTGATTACAGATGCCAATGAGCGTGAAAAGGAATGGGCATTTAATCAAAACGAAGTTGAAAAAATTACTGTAAATAATCCGTATAATAAAAAATATAAAAAAGAAAAAACGGTTATAGGAAAATGTTTACTTTGCGATGGCTCCGTTGTAGATCATGGAACTTTTTACGGTTGCTCAAATTATAAATCTTCTAACTGTAAATTCTCGGTTTCTAAAAAAATCTTAAGTAAAACTATTTCACAAGCTAATATGAAAAAGCTGTTAGCTACTGGTGAAACGGACTTAATAAAAGGTTTTAATAAAGGCGGAAAGACTTTTAATGCTCAACTTATTTGGAATGAAAAGGAACATAAAACCAATTTTAAATTTCCTCAGTAA
- the xerC_2 gene encoding tyrosine recombinase XerC, whose translation MIEEFINEMERQGLSKSTLEGYVFDIAQFFKWLKSEKLDNQITKEVLNEYKIFLTSKYSENTVLRKIKSVIRYNKFLYHIGESSKIIEPNEVIRISKVKGAMKIMELNDLVKIRKIILEGQNKRDILLFHLLLATSCRVSELINLELDDIEIANPSEGSIVLKNLKSAESIVTNRKIAINEVLINIIKDYIEVRPVSETKKLLIGQKGPLTRDAINKLFRKYSMMANIKYTVSPNLIRRMGILYMTKLVESESIKMDEPTTIEHIRKRSDLKVKNEFEYLKTRYMNKWRVNNEQKPN comes from the coding sequence ATGATTGAAGAATTTATCAATGAAATGGAAAGACAAGGCTTATCAAAGAGTACGTTAGAGGGGTATGTTTTTGATATTGCCCAATTTTTCAAGTGGTTAAAAAGTGAAAAACTGGACAACCAAATAACAAAAGAAGTTTTAAATGAATACAAAATATTTTTAACCTCCAAGTACAGTGAAAATACTGTTTTAAGAAAAATTAAGAGTGTAATTCGGTATAACAAATTTTTATATCATATTGGAGAATCTTCAAAAATAATTGAACCAAATGAAGTAATCAGAATAAGTAAAGTCAAGGGGGCTATGAAAATAATGGAATTAAATGATTTGGTGAAAATTCGAAAAATAATATTAGAAGGTCAAAATAAGAGGGATATTCTTTTATTTCACTTATTATTAGCAACTAGTTGTAGGGTTTCTGAACTAATTAATCTTGAACTAGACGATATAGAAATTGCTAATCCCTCGGAAGGTTCTATAGTATTGAAAAATTTAAAAAGTGCAGAAAGTATAGTAACCAATAGGAAAATTGCAATAAACGAAGTTCTGATAAATATAATAAAGGACTATATAGAAGTCAGACCGGTTTCTGAAACTAAAAAATTATTAATTGGGCAAAAGGGTCCGTTGACAAGAGATGCAATTAATAAATTATTTCGAAAGTACAGTATGATGGCAAATATTAAGTATACAGTATCACCTAATTTAATTAGACGTATGGGTATTTTATATATGACTAAATTAGTCGAAAGTGAATCAATTAAAATGGATGAACCAACAACAATAGAGCATATAAGGAAAAGGTCTGATTTGAAAGTTAAAAATGAATTTGAATATTTAAAGACCAGATATATGAATAAGTGGAGGGTGAACAATGAACAAAAGCCAAATTAA
- a CDS encoding excisionase — translation MNSNNQKLYISVKDASNQLAVSKSKLNKLINEGEFPNCFINSTREGYRIPVTDIEAYIEKIKKLEEAQKDFLSISQMAKIIECSDSKIRNDLRIGKIREFEKDENNNYIVHKDVFNEYLKEHIEKKEGYLTLNEVCERLSQSKGTIHKYGVGKLFPNAILRNQVEGYLIPISDIEHYESKRAIPEGYLNVKQIAEKYSIHPKSITELIRKNILKNHKKHVRDSYIVLASEVEAYFKEKLNIKEKYANIEEVSQIIGCSKNTIRNYIKNGIVNDYIKGPNTSEFLINRLEIDRIREIYSQERIPLPKRYIFPEDVMELLNISLPMARETIKKHMTSAKKVTNGFNKIGYWIVLESEVLEYKQKLENDRFVPHTPGEFTTIDAVNKYKFEVGKIIIPLKFTKTAKIYREYACQKLADSEARSETLSKKTAYYIKTIKIIINHLPKCIKEMTDEDIESFLNHENYPEYVKQYFIGFIQYCSENIEGCNFSNQYATFNDPNNETDIYTLEIFNQYYEHAKNIEVHIEKAVKYKTYAQTWVYIIMHLMNAWRSGDIIYGLPTIDFIDLSINDLSFFENNRLSKEEARLIVNQVHIKVGQMKISKTGALGQFLCLDSLVESFATAISITELHRRKHNDKLMLTSIRARGTNKIFFENNPELARFHSVKMNRTLITYFFHHVSESEGDAHLSYEAAQILRSHKDEDTTKVYIKFSNPQGTLDSMAFHICERGHFGWVYNTMINLVLNQNEQKLEDRTALIKSFSEKYKVNELETYSSFLLAERNNKESLALRLSQLPKEDLKRLIVKIFRGEMPAKTAHAQCLIYPECKSPERKSCIGCEYLIPTEYLLLSISEQIETSLYKLYNSEFDWEKEREKHFLKQMFLLMNEAIVEKGKEYVETFIDRKRIKKLFHAILIENEVKQIDNSKKS, via the coding sequence ATGAATTCAAATAATCAAAAATTATATATTTCAGTTAAGGACGCTTCTAATCAACTTGCAGTAAGTAAAAGTAAGTTAAACAAACTAATTAATGAAGGTGAGTTCCCAAATTGTTTTATTAATTCAACGAGAGAGGGCTATCGAATACCTGTTACTGATATAGAGGCTTATATAGAAAAAATAAAAAAATTAGAAGAAGCCCAAAAAGACTTTTTATCAATTAGCCAGATGGCAAAAATAATAGAGTGCAGTGATTCTAAAATTAGAAATGATTTGAGAATCGGTAAAATTAGGGAATTTGAGAAAGATGAAAACAATAATTACATAGTACATAAGGATGTTTTTAATGAGTATTTAAAAGAGCATATAGAAAAAAAAGAGGGTTATTTAACATTAAATGAAGTATGTGAACGTTTATCTCAATCAAAAGGCACTATTCACAAATATGGGGTGGGAAAATTATTTCCTAATGCTATTCTTAGAAATCAAGTTGAGGGATATCTTATACCCATATCAGATATTGAACATTATGAAAGTAAGAGGGCTATTCCAGAAGGATATTTAAATGTTAAACAAATTGCAGAAAAGTACAGTATTCATCCAAAATCAATAACAGAATTAATTAGAAAAAATATATTAAAAAATCATAAAAAACATGTTAGGGATTCTTACATTGTTTTAGCTTCAGAAGTAGAGGCATACTTTAAAGAGAAGCTTAATATAAAAGAAAAATACGCAAATATAGAGGAGGTTTCCCAAATAATAGGGTGTAGTAAAAATACAATAAGAAACTATATTAAAAATGGAATTGTTAATGATTATATTAAAGGACCAAATACGAGTGAGTTTTTAATCAATAGATTAGAAATAGATAGGATAAGAGAAATCTATTCTCAAGAAAGAATCCCATTACCAAAAAGGTATATTTTTCCTGAAGATGTTATGGAACTACTTAATATTAGTCTTCCTATGGCAAGAGAAACTATAAAAAAGCATATGACATCTGCAAAAAAGGTTACAAACGGTTTTAACAAAATTGGGTATTGGATTGTTTTGGAATCGGAAGTGCTTGAATACAAACAGAAACTGGAAAATGATAGATTTGTCCCGCATACTCCTGGTGAATTTACGACAATTGATGCAGTTAACAAGTATAAGTTTGAAGTTGGCAAAATTATAATCCCCTTGAAATTTACCAAGACAGCTAAAATTTATAGGGAATATGCGTGTCAAAAATTAGCTGATAGTGAGGCAAGATCTGAGACACTTTCTAAAAAAACTGCTTATTATATAAAAACTATAAAGATCATAATTAACCATTTACCAAAGTGTATAAAAGAAATGACTGATGAAGATATTGAGAGCTTTTTAAATCATGAGAATTATCCTGAGTATGTTAAACAATACTTTATAGGTTTTATTCAGTATTGCTCCGAAAATATAGAAGGTTGTAACTTTTCAAATCAGTATGCTACGTTTAACGATCCAAATAATGAAACCGACATATACACACTTGAAATTTTTAATCAATATTATGAACATGCTAAAAATATAGAAGTCCATATAGAGAAAGCCGTTAAATATAAAACATATGCACAGACATGGGTATATATCATTATGCATTTAATGAATGCGTGGCGAAGTGGAGATATTATCTATGGTTTGCCAACTATTGATTTTATTGATTTATCAATCAATGACTTATCATTTTTCGAGAATAATAGGTTAAGTAAAGAAGAGGCAAGACTTATTGTAAATCAGGTTCATATAAAAGTTGGCCAAATGAAGATCTCGAAAACCGGGGCACTAGGACAATTCCTTTGTTTAGATAGTTTGGTTGAATCGTTTGCAACAGCAATTAGTATTACTGAGTTACATCGAAGAAAACACAATGATAAATTAATGCTTACCTCAATTAGGGCTAGGGGAACTAACAAAATATTTTTTGAAAATAATCCAGAATTAGCAAGATTCCATAGTGTTAAAATGAATAGAACATTAATTACTTACTTTTTTCATCATGTTTCTGAATCAGAAGGGGATGCGCATTTATCCTATGAAGCAGCTCAGATTTTACGAAGCCATAAAGATGAGGATACTACTAAAGTTTATATAAAATTTTCTAACCCACAAGGTACTTTAGATAGTATGGCCTTCCATATATGCGAAAGGGGCCATTTTGGTTGGGTGTATAATACCATGATAAATCTTGTTTTGAACCAAAATGAACAAAAATTAGAAGATAGGACGGCATTAATTAAATCTTTCAGTGAAAAGTATAAAGTAAATGAATTAGAAACGTATTCATCTTTTTTACTTGCTGAAAGAAACAATAAAGAATCTTTAGCACTTAGGCTTTCCCAGTTGCCAAAAGAAGATTTAAAAAGATTAATTGTAAAAATATTCCGTGGAGAAATGCCAGCAAAAACAGCACACGCTCAATGTTTAATATATCCAGAATGTAAAAGTCCTGAACGAAAATCATGTATTGGTTGTGAGTACTTGATACCAACTGAATATTTATTGCTTTCTATATCTGAACAGATTGAAACAAGTCTTTATAAACTTTATAATAGTGAATTTGATTGGGAGAAAGAACGAGAAAAGCATTTTCTGAAACAAATGTTTCTTCTAATGAATGAAGCCATTGTCGAGAAAGGTAAAGAATATGTAGAAACCTTCATTGACCGTAAGCGAATTAAAAAATTATTTCACGCTATTCTTATAGAAAATGAGGTAAAACAAATTGATAACTCAAAAAAGAGTTAA